One part of the Tunicatimonas pelagia genome encodes these proteins:
- a CDS encoding four helix bundle protein yields MNGKKNIIKEKSYGFALQIITLYKLLTKERKEYVLSKQILRSGTSIGANVTEADAAISKAEFSAKMSIAYKEVMETSYWLNLLHDSRFISSTEFDDLYEECTSICKILFSILKSSGRINRE; encoded by the coding sequence ATGAACGGGAAGAAGAATATTATTAAAGAAAAGTCGTATGGCTTTGCACTTCAGATAATAACGCTCTATAAGCTGCTTACTAAGGAGAGAAAAGAATACGTACTCTCTAAGCAGATATTGCGGAGTGGCACCTCTATTGGGGCAAATGTTACTGAAGCCGATGCGGCTATCTCCAAAGCTGAGTTTTCGGCCAAGATGTCCATCGCCTACAAAGAGGTAATGGAAACAAGCTACTGGTTGAACCTTTTGCACGATAGTAGATTTATTAGCTCAACAGAGTTTGACGATCTGTATGAAGAATGCACGTCTATCTGTAAAATACTTTTCTCTATTCTCAAATCTTCTGGCAGAATTAATAGAGAATGA
- a CDS encoding ABC transporter permease has product MLKNYLKIALRNLGRYKVYSFINVLSLAIGMAACLVIFLFISDELSFDTFHQQKEQIYRLDEVQSFPGMSPQNVALSMPGMGPNLFNDMPEITNFTRFWIWGDLLYERNDLQLVINRTAVVDSTFLEIFDFELLQGDPSTVLDKPNSIVLTETTAQKLFNDDEALGKQLVIGDDNYAVTGVLADVPENSHLQYEALISINTVTRERPEFNDQWGSNFMVTYLVLAPQTDIEQLESKFPKFLESHMSEEATTYYTLFLQQLSDVHLGSMNIEHDYQNYRKFDGSYIKTFSILAFFVLIIASINFMNLSVARSTTRSKEVGIRKSIGALKRQLVGQFLGESVLLTLIALVLSLLIAAAFIPYLNAISNRSLSLLTILDHMEVIVGVLIVACLVGVLSGSYPALFLSSFQPAKVLKGKLESLNQKSLLRSGLVVIQFATAIALIVGTVLATQQLNFMKSKDIGFDKEQMMLIPMSNEANEQYEALRNELLAHAGVAGVTASGQRIGNNFHQTGGKVKTDTSIHELTISQVNVDYDYLEVYGIQVKDGRAFSREYADDAGFSFIINESLAKELGLEDPIGAQFGFGWYDNDTLGTIVGVTHDFNYNSLHHSVNTLAIHVHPEWGFSELSVKIRPDNLTETITAVQSTWETLVPNRPFEYSFLDEHFEELYQTDEQMSKVVSVIAGLAIIIACLGLFGLASIATEQRTKEIGIRKVLGASLVQLLAVLSKNFVSLILIAFLISVPVTYYLLQGWLEGFAFRINIGWWVFTFAGFLSLLVALVTVSFQTTRAALANPVDALRSE; this is encoded by the coding sequence ATGTTGAAGAATTATCTCAAAATCGCGTTACGAAATCTCGGTCGTTACAAAGTTTACTCCTTTATCAATGTGCTGAGTCTAGCGATTGGTATGGCGGCTTGTCTGGTTATTTTTCTTTTTATCTCGGATGAGCTAAGCTTTGATACTTTTCATCAGCAAAAAGAGCAAATTTACCGGCTCGACGAAGTGCAATCGTTTCCAGGAATGAGTCCGCAGAATGTGGCTTTGTCCATGCCAGGCATGGGGCCCAATCTGTTCAACGATATGCCCGAGATCACTAACTTCACCCGTTTCTGGATCTGGGGAGATCTTTTGTACGAGCGGAATGACTTACAACTGGTTATTAACCGTACGGCCGTAGTAGATTCTACCTTTCTGGAAATCTTCGATTTTGAGTTACTACAAGGCGACCCAAGTACCGTATTGGATAAACCCAATAGTATTGTACTTACTGAAACTACCGCCCAAAAGTTATTTAATGATGACGAAGCTCTGGGAAAACAACTTGTGATTGGCGATGATAACTATGCAGTTACTGGAGTGTTAGCCGATGTGCCGGAGAACTCTCACTTGCAGTATGAAGCCTTGATTTCTATCAATACGGTTACGCGAGAACGACCGGAGTTTAACGATCAGTGGGGAAGCAACTTCATGGTGACTTATTTGGTACTCGCTCCGCAAACTGATATTGAGCAGTTGGAGAGTAAGTTTCCCAAATTCTTGGAATCGCATATGAGCGAAGAGGCAACTACCTACTATACGCTTTTTCTTCAGCAACTTTCGGATGTACATCTAGGATCAATGAATATTGAGCACGACTATCAGAATTACCGCAAATTTGATGGTTCGTACATTAAAACATTTTCTATTCTGGCCTTCTTTGTCCTGATTATCGCCAGTATCAATTTCATGAATCTTTCGGTAGCGCGTTCTACCACCCGATCCAAAGAAGTTGGTATCCGCAAATCCATTGGAGCCTTGAAGCGACAGTTGGTTGGGCAATTCTTGGGTGAATCCGTGTTGCTTACTTTGATTGCGCTAGTATTATCACTGCTAATTGCTGCTGCCTTCATTCCTTATCTTAATGCTATCTCCAACCGTTCACTATCGTTGCTGACGATCCTCGATCATATGGAGGTAATAGTGGGAGTACTGATTGTGGCTTGTTTGGTAGGAGTATTATCTGGCTCATATCCCGCTCTGTTTCTATCCTCCTTTCAACCCGCTAAAGTGCTAAAGGGAAAACTGGAGAGCTTAAACCAGAAGTCGTTGCTGAGAAGTGGGTTAGTAGTGATACAATTTGCTACCGCTATTGCGCTGATTGTGGGTACGGTACTGGCTACCCAGCAACTCAATTTTATGAAGAGTAAAGACATTGGTTTTGATAAGGAGCAGATGATGCTAATTCCGATGAGCAATGAGGCCAACGAGCAGTACGAAGCGCTCCGTAACGAATTACTCGCTCACGCGGGAGTAGCCGGGGTAACTGCCTCGGGGCAACGGATTGGTAACAATTTTCATCAGACTGGAGGAAAAGTAAAAACCGATACCTCAATCCACGAACTAACCATTTCTCAGGTGAATGTCGACTATGACTACCTGGAGGTGTACGGCATTCAAGTGAAAGATGGACGGGCATTCTCTCGTGAGTATGCTGACGACGCAGGCTTTAGCTTTATTATCAATGAGTCTTTAGCTAAAGAATTGGGGTTGGAAGATCCCATTGGAGCGCAGTTTGGTTTTGGCTGGTACGATAATGATACGCTAGGCACTATTGTCGGTGTAACTCATGATTTCAACTACAACTCCCTTCACCATTCGGTAAACACGCTCGCTATCCACGTACACCCCGAGTGGGGATTCAGCGAGCTTTCGGTAAAGATACGTCCCGATAATCTTACCGAAACCATCACCGCTGTGCAAAGCACCTGGGAAACGCTGGTTCCTAACCGCCCCTTTGAATATTCCTTCCTGGATGAACATTTTGAGGAATTGTATCAGACTGATGAACAGATGAGCAAAGTGGTATCGGTAATTGCCGGATTAGCTATTATCATTGCCTGTTTAGGTTTATTTGGATTGGCTTCTATCGCTACGGAACAGCGAACCAAAGAAATTGGTATCCGCAAAGTGCTGGGGGCATCGCTGGTTCAACTGCTGGCTGTACTGTCCAAAAATTTCGTCAGCCTTATTCTGATTGCTTTTCTTATTTCTGTGCCTGTTACTTACTATCTGCTGCAAGGCTGGCTAGAAGGCTTTGCCTTCCGTATCAACATTGGTTGGTGGGTGTTCACCTTTGCCGGATTCTTATCGCTGCTGGTAGCTTTAGTGACGGTTAGCTTTCAAACTACTCGCGCTGCCCTAGCTAATCCAGTAGACGCACTAAGGAGCGAATAA
- a CDS encoding transposase, whose amino-acid sequence MDEKFRGKYRTVSARASWWDYGSNAAYFVTICTKNRIHYFGQVIQGEMQLSEIGIMADTCWQAIPEHFPFVKLGNHIIMPNHVHGIIIIDKMDDERMVETQNLAFLRASSTNTPKNKFGPQSQNLASIIRGFKIGVTKSARRVQPNFTWQSRYHDHVIRNEKSFRNISRYITNNPRKWSEDRFFAKN is encoded by the coding sequence ATGGATGAAAAGTTTCGTGGTAAATACCGTACTGTTTCTGCTCGTGCTTCTTGGTGGGATTATGGAAGCAACGCAGCTTATTTTGTAACTATCTGCACCAAAAATAGGATACATTATTTTGGGCAGGTAATACAAGGTGAAATGCAATTATCGGAAATTGGTATAATGGCCGATACCTGCTGGCAGGCCATCCCCGAACATTTCCCATTTGTTAAATTGGGGAACCACATCATCATGCCCAATCACGTGCATGGAATTATCATTATTGATAAAATGGATGATGAACGAATGGTAGAAACGCAAAATCTTGCGTTTCTACGGGCATCGTCGACCAATACACCCAAAAACAAATTTGGCCCACAATCGCAAAATTTGGCATCCATTATCCGGGGATTTAAAATTGGTGTTACCAAATCGGCGCGGCGGGTTCAACCAAATTTTACCTGGCAATCCCGGTACCACGATCATGTAATCCGCAACGAAAAATCGTTTCGTAACATCTCGAGATACATCACGAATAATCCGCGAAAATGGTCAGAAGACAGATTTTTTGCCAAAAACTGA
- a CDS encoding ABC transporter permease codes for MIRNYLKITLRNLANQKLYTFLNVLGLSIGIASCLMILLYVHHELSYDAFHEKAERIYRVGLNGKIADQEVFTTNTTPPLAYTAVEEFPEVENATRIYTHWGNQVIRYGETVISEEDVYMADSTFFDVFSFPLLAGDAATALVDPTSIVIPEDVARKYFGDEPPLGKTLLLGSDKTPHTITGVLEKLPDNSHVHFSMLRSMSAVEYSRDDGWFNNSFQTYLLLHEGASSESLEAKLPGLVAKYVGPEVQQFLGVSLEDFFEQGNKYGYFLQPLLDIHLHSDLQDELEPNGDITYIYIFAAIGFFIILLACINFMNLATARSANRAKEVGVRKTLGSMRVHLIRQFLSESVLLSLIATVLALVSAGLLLSPFNNLAGKEISSALFAEPWFLLSLLSLMLLVGLLAGSYPAFYLSSFRPVEVLKGKLKAGMKSSGVRNVLVVFQFFISITLIICTLLVYQQLEYTRTKNLGFEKENMIIIDGAWRLDKGKQEALRQDLASQSAIVDASISNNVPPGVNNTTIFRKKGEEQDILVSTYDVDYNHLPTMKIELLEGRNFSRDFPTDTAAILLNEAAVREFGLDDPLSEEIRYFGGGEYGSHLDLKVVGVFKDFNFETLRNNIRPLALMLTTQGSKISVRTAPGDVSATLATVEELWGQYASEEPFQYSFLDEDFDALFRAEQRLGQVFSVFTGLAILVACLGLLGLAAFMAEQRTKEIGIRKVLGASVANVVVLLSKDFTKLVVVAFIMAIPLAYFIMQSWLKGFAFKISIGPGTFILAGGAALLIAWLTVSWQSIKAASANPVKSLRSE; via the coding sequence ATGATTAGGAACTATCTGAAAATTACCCTCCGCAATCTTGCTAACCAGAAACTGTATACATTTCTCAATGTACTGGGACTGAGTATTGGCATTGCCAGTTGCCTTATGATTTTACTCTACGTTCATCACGAGCTTAGTTATGATGCTTTCCACGAGAAAGCCGAGCGTATTTACCGGGTTGGACTTAACGGAAAAATTGCTGATCAGGAAGTATTTACTACGAATACTACTCCGCCACTGGCCTACACCGCAGTGGAAGAATTCCCCGAAGTAGAGAATGCTACTCGCATCTATACCCATTGGGGAAATCAGGTAATCCGCTACGGCGAAACCGTTATTTCTGAGGAAGATGTGTATATGGCCGATTCAACCTTCTTTGATGTATTCAGCTTTCCGCTACTTGCTGGCGATGCAGCTACTGCACTGGTTGACCCCACGAGCATTGTGATACCCGAAGATGTAGCCCGCAAATACTTTGGTGATGAACCACCCTTGGGCAAAACCTTATTATTGGGTAGCGATAAAACTCCGCATACCATCACAGGAGTATTGGAAAAGCTGCCTGATAATTCTCACGTTCACTTTAGCATGCTTCGTTCTATGAGCGCAGTAGAATACAGTCGCGACGACGGCTGGTTCAACAATAGTTTTCAAACCTATTTACTCTTGCATGAAGGAGCTTCATCTGAATCATTGGAGGCTAAGTTACCAGGGTTGGTAGCTAAATATGTAGGGCCAGAAGTTCAGCAGTTCTTAGGAGTTTCGTTAGAAGATTTTTTCGAGCAGGGAAATAAATATGGTTATTTTCTGCAACCGTTGCTAGATATTCATCTGCACTCCGATCTACAAGACGAACTAGAGCCTAATGGTGATATCACCTATATCTATATTTTTGCCGCTATCGGCTTTTTTATTATTCTGTTAGCTTGTATCAATTTCATGAATCTGGCCACGGCTCGTTCGGCCAATCGAGCTAAAGAAGTTGGAGTACGTAAAACACTAGGCTCCATGCGAGTTCACCTGATTCGTCAGTTTTTGAGCGAATCGGTGCTGCTCAGTCTTATTGCCACTGTGTTAGCTTTGGTAAGTGCAGGGTTGCTACTTTCTCCTTTCAACAATCTGGCTGGCAAAGAAATCTCTTCGGCACTCTTCGCCGAACCTTGGTTTCTGCTCAGCCTACTGAGCCTGATGCTCCTGGTAGGGTTACTAGCTGGCAGCTATCCGGCATTCTACCTGTCTTCGTTCCGTCCGGTAGAAGTGCTTAAGGGAAAATTGAAAGCGGGAATGAAGAGCAGTGGAGTTCGAAATGTTCTAGTGGTATTTCAGTTCTTCATCTCTATTACACTCATTATCTGTACTTTATTGGTCTATCAGCAGCTAGAGTACACGCGCACCAAGAATTTAGGGTTTGAAAAGGAAAATATGATCATCATTGACGGAGCCTGGCGTCTCGATAAGGGAAAGCAAGAGGCTCTACGGCAGGATTTAGCCAGTCAATCGGCTATTGTAGATGCTTCCATCTCTAACAATGTACCTCCGGGGGTAAACAATACGACTATCTTTCGCAAGAAGGGGGAAGAGCAGGATATTTTAGTTTCTACCTACGATGTAGATTATAATCATTTGCCCACCATGAAGATTGAACTATTGGAAGGGCGTAATTTCTCCCGTGATTTCCCGACTGATACAGCAGCTATACTGCTTAACGAAGCTGCGGTTCGAGAATTCGGACTCGATGATCCATTGAGTGAAGAGATTCGGTATTTCGGTGGAGGCGAGTATGGTTCACATTTGGATTTAAAGGTAGTAGGTGTTTTCAAAGATTTTAACTTCGAGACACTACGAAATAACATTCGCCCCTTAGCCTTAATGCTCACCACTCAAGGAAGTAAAATATCCGTGCGAACTGCTCCAGGCGATGTATCAGCTACACTTGCTACTGTTGAAGAACTCTGGGGTCAGTATGCTTCTGAAGAACCTTTCCAATACAGTTTCCTGGACGAAGATTTTGATGCGTTGTTCCGAGCTGAACAGCGATTAGGACAGGTTTTCTCGGTATTTACCGGACTAGCTATTTTAGTAGCCTGTTTGGGACTGTTAGGTTTGGCGGCGTTCATGGCTGAGCAACGTACCAAAGAGATTGGTATCCGAAAAGTGCTAGGCGCTTCAGTAGCCAATGTAGTAGTACTACTCTCTAAGGACTTCACTAAACTAGTGGTCGTTGCATTCATCATGGCCATTCCACTGGCTTACTTTATTATGCAATCCTGGTTAAAGGGCTTTGCTTTTAAAATTAGCATCGGTCCCGGCACTTTTATTTTAGCAGGAGGTGCCGCCTTACTAATTGCCTGGCTGACCGTAAGTTGGCAATCCATTAAAGCTGCTTCAGCTAATCCGGTGAAATCACTACGAAGTGAATAG
- a CDS encoding sulfatase family protein produces the protein MLRPLGYLAILGIILGACQSAPTAEEVPRPNILFAIADDASFPHMGAYGCTWVNTPGFDRVAENGLLFTNAYTPNAKCAPSRSCILTGRNSWQLEEAANHIPYFPDKFTTFMESLDENGYFVGHTAKGWAPGQVGEINGKKRQLTGPAFNDKKTDPPAEHISNNDYAENFRDFLTAKPDSLPFCFWYGSLEPHRRYEYGVGIEKGGKQLSDIDDIPNFWPQNDTVRTDMLDYAFEIEYFDQHLANMLDMLEEAGELANTIVIVTADNGMPFPRVKGQAYELSNHLPFAIMWPEGIQQSGKKVEEYISFIDIAPTLMELAQVSTEESGMQAMQGRSLSYFFEEQSADSATWDYVLLGKERHDIGRPNDWGYPIRGIVKNDYLYIRNYEPDRWPAGNPETGYLNTDGSPTKTFILNNRQTPGMEQYWKMNFGQRPTEEFYNIGNDPDCVRNLAFDPEVAPIMEAMKTQMVAELKAQGDPRMFGRGEIFDEYVYANESTRGFYERYMDGEELNAGWVNPTDFQEIEME, from the coding sequence ATGCTACGACCACTAGGCTACCTAGCTATCTTGGGAATCATCTTGGGTGCGTGTCAATCCGCCCCCACAGCTGAAGAAGTACCTCGCCCCAATATTTTGTTTGCTATTGCTGATGATGCTTCATTTCCCCACATGGGTGCTTATGGCTGCACCTGGGTAAACACTCCGGGCTTTGATCGGGTTGCAGAAAATGGCTTACTTTTTACGAACGCTTACACTCCTAATGCTAAATGTGCACCATCACGCTCTTGTATCTTGACCGGACGCAACTCCTGGCAATTGGAAGAAGCTGCGAATCATATCCCCTACTTCCCTGATAAGTTCACTACGTTCATGGAAAGTTTAGATGAGAATGGATACTTTGTGGGGCATACCGCCAAAGGCTGGGCACCTGGTCAGGTTGGTGAAATAAACGGAAAGAAACGGCAACTTACCGGCCCGGCTTTTAACGACAAAAAGACCGATCCTCCGGCCGAACATATTAGCAATAACGATTACGCCGAGAACTTTCGAGACTTTCTAACTGCCAAGCCTGATTCACTACCATTTTGTTTCTGGTATGGTTCCCTGGAGCCGCATCGCCGTTACGAATACGGAGTGGGAATTGAAAAAGGAGGAAAGCAACTGTCTGACATTGATGATATTCCCAATTTCTGGCCACAGAACGATACAGTTCGTACTGATATGTTAGATTATGCCTTCGAGATTGAGTACTTCGATCAGCATCTGGCTAACATGTTGGATATGTTGGAAGAAGCCGGTGAATTAGCAAACACTATTGTAATTGTCACTGCCGATAATGGAATGCCTTTTCCTCGGGTGAAAGGGCAAGCCTATGAACTTTCTAACCACCTTCCGTTTGCCATTATGTGGCCCGAAGGAATTCAACAATCTGGAAAGAAGGTAGAAGAATATATCAGCTTCATTGACATTGCGCCTACGTTGATGGAGTTAGCCCAAGTCTCAACGGAAGAAAGCGGAATGCAGGCGATGCAGGGGCGAAGTCTTTCTTACTTCTTTGAAGAACAATCTGCCGATAGTGCTACCTGGGATTATGTTCTCCTTGGCAAGGAACGCCACGATATTGGCCGTCCTAATGACTGGGGATACCCCATTCGGGGAATTGTCAAAAATGATTATCTGTACATTCGCAACTACGAACCTGACCGTTGGCCCGCCGGAAACCCTGAAACTGGATACTTAAACACCGATGGTAGCCCTACCAAAACATTCATTCTTAATAATCGCCAAACGCCGGGTATGGAGCAGTATTGGAAGATGAATTTTGGTCAACGTCCTACCGAAGAGTTTTACAATATTGGCAACGACCCAGATTGTGTACGCAATCTGGCCTTTGATCCGGAAGTAGCCCCTATTATGGAAGCTATGAAAACTCAGATGGTGGCTGAACTCAAAGCTCAGGGTGACCCCCGCATGTTTGGTCGAGGTGAAATCTTCGACGAATATGTCTACGCCAATGAAAGTACCCGAGGTTTTTACGAGCGTTATATGGATGGAGAAGAACTCAATGCCGGATGGGTAAACCCTACTGATTTTCAGGAGATAGAGATGGAGTAG